The Plodia interpunctella isolate USDA-ARS_2022_Savannah chromosome 11, ilPloInte3.2, whole genome shotgun sequence genome includes a window with the following:
- the Nup75 gene encoding nuclear pore complex protein Nup85 isoform X2, producing the protein MNVSGSSYLNRSISLESKNVKTFALPDKCFEKRIACTWRSGNKLTIYPRSQTVSKTTTDTSGDKIVNIRQEVLLFTSILRKLVNESNGTYLSLQKAAETAKNSDNQVEFLKLSRQYRSVIRVCIESLQEAAEKELNGIEKNALLSYITIFYSIECIWHLCEILYVDIIPGDVVLPYLLEWVRFHFPCHEQVAAQMLEACERGSEEHPDYWDTVVGMVVQGRVDVARALLKLHSATDSNEFKLLDNSLRTMPLYSVYGGISTGEFTISWKHWQAECRSKLSNRTFASQPKLELILRLIIGDYSAFESIRDKYNSWFDILGGWVMYTAPWARRHELSAAAAACAGMRALHPSRTHLDVMVRALLDGDLHQVISEIQQISDNGWFATHLTDMLFHCGKLKILDKHQTDVTPRLRDSLILEYGCLLMEHKSLWSVGLSYLASCPPEGLKRAELMLERLPIKTEAKAMRVVAEAKKYGLLGVAQSVSCVESARARRGAVGGARGGAGAALAWALRARSPALAQRAAHAALRAYTQTDGNASLPAPDLLLTAGASMLLSDSLLFLGKYCDFHRLYKSREFKKAAKLLVSLITSNIAPDYFWETLLLDALPLLESDEPILSSSDTFELMQCLELKSKELTGERADLLRLALSRNLARTLLEDVPDPN; encoded by the exons ATGAATGTCTCCGGTTCTTCATATTTAAATCGTTCCATTAGCTTGGAAAGTAAAAACGTGAAGACATTT gCTTTACCAGATAAATGTTTCGAAAAACGAATCGCTTGCACGTGGAGAAGTGGAAACAAGTTAACAATATATCCTAGGAGTCAAACTGTGAGCAAAACAACAACTGATACGAGCGGCGACAAGATTGTGAACATTCGACAAgaagttttattattcactTCAATTTTGAGGAAACTTGTCAACGAATCTAATGGTACATACTTGTCCCTACAAAAAGCAGCAGAAACGGCAAAAAATTCTGACAATCAAGTGGAGTTTCTAAAGTTATCCCGGCAATACCGTTCAGTCATTCGAGTTTGTATTGAGAGCCTTCAAGAAGCTGCCGAAAAAGAGTTGAATGGGATTGAAAAGAACGCTTTATTATCGTACATAACTATATTCTACTCAATTGAGTGTATATGGCATTTATGTGAGATATTGTATGTGGATATTATACCTGGTGATGTAGTTTTGCCATATTTGTTAGAGTGGGTGCGATTCCACTTCCCATGCCATGAACAAGTTGCAGCACAGATGTTGGAGGCATGCGAGAGGGGTTCGGAAGAACATCCTGACTATTGGGACACAGTCGTTGGGATGGTGGTTCAAGGGCGGGTGGATGTAGCCCGagcattattaaaattgcatTCAGCCACTGATTCTAATGAATTTAAGTTACTGGATAACTCATTGCGAACTATGCCTCTTTATAGT GTGTATGGAGGGATATCAACAGGGGAGTTCACGATATCCTGGAAGCACTGGCAGGCTGAGTGTCGCTCCAAACTCAGTAACAGGACCTTTGCCTCTCAGCCCAAGTTAGAGCTTATTTTGAGG CTAATAATAGGAGACTACAGCGCTTTTGAGTCGATCCGGGATAAGTACAACTCCTGGTTCGACATCCTCGGCGGCTGGGTGATGTACACGGCGCCCTGGGCGCGCCGCCACGAGCTGTCGGCGGCGGCCGCGGCCTGCGCCGGCATGCGCGCGCTGCATCCCTCTCGCACACATCTAGATGTCATGGTGCGAGCTTTGCTTGATGGTGATTTGCATCAG GTGATAAGTGAAATCCAGCAGATATCCGACAATGGTTGGTTCGCTACGCATCTAACAGACATGCTGTTCCACTGTGGGAAGCTGAAGATACTGGACAAACATCAGACTGA CGTCACACCCCGCCTCCGCGACAGCCTGATTCTGGAATACGGCTGTCTCTTAATGGAGCACAAATCTCTATGGTCTGTTGGCCTGTCCTACTTAGCTTCATGTCCACCTGAAGGCCTAAAGCGGGCGGAACTTATGTTGGAACGGTTACCGATCAAAACTGAAGCGAAAGCTATGAGAGTGGTGGCAGAAGCGAAGAAATATGGACTTCTTGGTGTtg CGCAATCGGTGAGCTGCGTGGAGAGTGCGCGCGCGCGCA GGGGCGCTGTCGGGGGCGCACGCgggggcgcgggcgcggcgctGGCGTGGgcgctgcgcgcgcgcagcccGGCGCTGGCGCAGCGCGCGGCGCACGCGGCGCTCCGAGCCTACACACAGACCG ATGGCAATGCATCGTTACCTGCCCCGGATCTGCTCCTCACGGCTGGAGCGTCCATGTTACTATCTGATTCCCTACTGTTCCTGGGAAAATACTGTGACTTCCATAGACTATACAAGAGCAGAGAGTTTAAGAAAGCGGCGAAATTGCTCGTGTCTTTGATCACATCAAATATTGCGCCGGatta CTTTTGGGAAACCTTACTCCTCGATGCCCTGCCTTTACTCGAGTCGGACGAGCCGATCCTATCATCATCAGACACCTTCGAGCTGATGCAATGTTTGGAGCTCAAGTCCAAGGAGTTGACTGGAGAGCGAGCGGATCTCCTGCGGCTGGCATTATCCAGAAACTTGGCTAGGACCTTGCTAGAAGACGTGCCGGACCCTAACTAG
- the Nup75 gene encoding nuclear pore complex protein Nup85 isoform X1, with the protein MNVSGSSYLNRSISLESKNVKTFALPDKCFEKRIACTWRSGNKLTIYPRSQTVSKTTTDTSGDKIVNIRQEVLLFTSILRKLVNESNGTYLSLQKAAETAKNSDNQVEFLKLSRQYRSVIRVCIESLQEAAEKELNGIEKNALLSYITIFYSIECIWHLCEILYVDIIPGDVVLPYLLEWVRFHFPCHEQVAAQMLEACERGSEEHPDYWDTVVGMVVQGRVDVARALLKLHSATDSNEFKLLDNSLRTMPLYSVYGGISTGEFTISWKHWQAECRSKLSNRTFASQPKLELILRLIIGDYSAFESIRDKYNSWFDILGGWVMYTAPWARRHELSAAAAACAGMRALHPSRTHLDVMVRALLDGDLHQVISEIQQISDNGWFATHLTDMLFHCGKLKILDKHQTDVTPRLRDSLILEYGCLLMEHKSLWSVGLSYLASCPPEGLKRAELMLERLPIKTEAKAMRVVAEAKKYGLLGVAQSVSCVESARARRGAGGGAVGGAVGGAVGGARGGAGAALAWALRARSPALAQRAAHAALRAYTQTDGNASLPAPDLLLTAGASMLLSDSLLFLGKYCDFHRLYKSREFKKAAKLLVSLITSNIAPDYFWETLLLDALPLLESDEPILSSSDTFELMQCLELKSKELTGERADLLRLALSRNLARTLLEDVPDPN; encoded by the exons ATGAATGTCTCCGGTTCTTCATATTTAAATCGTTCCATTAGCTTGGAAAGTAAAAACGTGAAGACATTT gCTTTACCAGATAAATGTTTCGAAAAACGAATCGCTTGCACGTGGAGAAGTGGAAACAAGTTAACAATATATCCTAGGAGTCAAACTGTGAGCAAAACAACAACTGATACGAGCGGCGACAAGATTGTGAACATTCGACAAgaagttttattattcactTCAATTTTGAGGAAACTTGTCAACGAATCTAATGGTACATACTTGTCCCTACAAAAAGCAGCAGAAACGGCAAAAAATTCTGACAATCAAGTGGAGTTTCTAAAGTTATCCCGGCAATACCGTTCAGTCATTCGAGTTTGTATTGAGAGCCTTCAAGAAGCTGCCGAAAAAGAGTTGAATGGGATTGAAAAGAACGCTTTATTATCGTACATAACTATATTCTACTCAATTGAGTGTATATGGCATTTATGTGAGATATTGTATGTGGATATTATACCTGGTGATGTAGTTTTGCCATATTTGTTAGAGTGGGTGCGATTCCACTTCCCATGCCATGAACAAGTTGCAGCACAGATGTTGGAGGCATGCGAGAGGGGTTCGGAAGAACATCCTGACTATTGGGACACAGTCGTTGGGATGGTGGTTCAAGGGCGGGTGGATGTAGCCCGagcattattaaaattgcatTCAGCCACTGATTCTAATGAATTTAAGTTACTGGATAACTCATTGCGAACTATGCCTCTTTATAGT GTGTATGGAGGGATATCAACAGGGGAGTTCACGATATCCTGGAAGCACTGGCAGGCTGAGTGTCGCTCCAAACTCAGTAACAGGACCTTTGCCTCTCAGCCCAAGTTAGAGCTTATTTTGAGG CTAATAATAGGAGACTACAGCGCTTTTGAGTCGATCCGGGATAAGTACAACTCCTGGTTCGACATCCTCGGCGGCTGGGTGATGTACACGGCGCCCTGGGCGCGCCGCCACGAGCTGTCGGCGGCGGCCGCGGCCTGCGCCGGCATGCGCGCGCTGCATCCCTCTCGCACACATCTAGATGTCATGGTGCGAGCTTTGCTTGATGGTGATTTGCATCAG GTGATAAGTGAAATCCAGCAGATATCCGACAATGGTTGGTTCGCTACGCATCTAACAGACATGCTGTTCCACTGTGGGAAGCTGAAGATACTGGACAAACATCAGACTGA CGTCACACCCCGCCTCCGCGACAGCCTGATTCTGGAATACGGCTGTCTCTTAATGGAGCACAAATCTCTATGGTCTGTTGGCCTGTCCTACTTAGCTTCATGTCCACCTGAAGGCCTAAAGCGGGCGGAACTTATGTTGGAACGGTTACCGATCAAAACTGAAGCGAAAGCTATGAGAGTGGTGGCAGAAGCGAAGAAATATGGACTTCTTGGTGTtg CGCAATCGGTGAGCTGCGTGGAGAGTGCGCGCGCGCGCAGGGGCGCAGGCGGGGGCGCTGTCGGGGGCGCTGTCGGGGGCGCTGTCGGGGGCGCACGCgggggcgcgggcgcggcgctGGCGTGGgcgctgcgcgcgcgcagcccGGCGCTGGCGCAGCGCGCGGCGCACGCGGCGCTCCGAGCCTACACACAGACCG ATGGCAATGCATCGTTACCTGCCCCGGATCTGCTCCTCACGGCTGGAGCGTCCATGTTACTATCTGATTCCCTACTGTTCCTGGGAAAATACTGTGACTTCCATAGACTATACAAGAGCAGAGAGTTTAAGAAAGCGGCGAAATTGCTCGTGTCTTTGATCACATCAAATATTGCGCCGGatta CTTTTGGGAAACCTTACTCCTCGATGCCCTGCCTTTACTCGAGTCGGACGAGCCGATCCTATCATCATCAGACACCTTCGAGCTGATGCAATGTTTGGAGCTCAAGTCCAAGGAGTTGACTGGAGAGCGAGCGGATCTCCTGCGGCTGGCATTATCCAGAAACTTGGCTAGGACCTTGCTAGAAGACGTGCCGGACCCTAACTAG